In one Balaenoptera musculus isolate JJ_BM4_2016_0621 chromosome 2, mBalMus1.pri.v3, whole genome shotgun sequence genomic region, the following are encoded:
- the MAN2A2 gene encoding alpha-mannosidase 2x isoform X1, which produces MKLKKQVTVCGAAIFCVAVFSLYLMLDRVQHDPTRHQNGGNFPRSQISVLQNRIEQLEQLLEENHEIISHIKDSVLELTANVEGPPALLPYYMANGSWVVPPEPRPSFFSISPQDCQFALGVRGQKPELQMLTVSEELPFDNVDGGVWKQGFDISYSPHDWDTEDLQVFVVPHSHNDPGWLKTFDKYYTEQTQHILNNMVSKLQEDPRRRFIWAEVSFFAKWWDNINAQKRAAVRRLVGNGQLEIATGGWVMPDEANSHYFALIDQLIEGHQWLEKNLGATPRSGWAVDPFGYSPTMPYLLRRANLTSMLIQRVHYAIKKHFAATHSLEFMWRQTWDSDSSTDIFCHMMPFYSYDVPHTCGPDPKICCQFDFKRLPGGRINCPWKVPPRAITETNVAERAGLLLDQYRKKSRLFRSNVLLVPLGDDFRYDKPQEWDAQFFNYQRLFDFLNSKPDLHVQAQFGTLSDYFDALYKRTGVEPGAQPPGFPVLSGDFFSYADREDHYWTGYYTSRPFYKSLDRVLEAHLRGAEILYSLAVAHARRSGLASQYPLSNFALLTEARRTLGLFQHHDAITGTAKEAVVVDYGIRLLRSLVNLKQVIINAAHYLVLGDKKSYHFDPEAPFLQMDDTRLNHDALPERTVIQLDSSPRYVVLFNPLEQERLSVVSLLVSSPRVRVLTEEGQPLAVQVSAHWSSATDMVPDVYQVSVPVRLPALGLGVLQLQLGLDGPRTLPSSVRIYLHGRQLSVSRHEAFPLRVIDSGTSDFALSNRYMQVWFSGLTGLLKSIRRVDEEQEQRVDMEFLIYGTRSSKDKSGAYLFLPDGEAKPYIPKDPPVLRITEGPFFSEVVAYYEHVHQVVRLYNLPGVEGLSLDVSSLVDIRDYVNKELALRIHTDIDSQGTFFTDLNGFQVQPRRYLKKLPLQANFYPMPVMACLQDAQSRLTLHAAQALGVSSLHDGQLEVILDRRLMQDDNRGLGQGLKDNKRTCNHFRLLLERRTLGREPGFFSKLAAMFRGLIFHSSRSGHREVQDGPSTSYPSLLSHLTSMYLNTPVLALPVAKRQPPGPALCSFRPLASSLPCDFHLLNLRTLQAEDDSLPSAETALLLHRKGFDCGLEAKNLGFNCTTSQGKVALGSLFRGLDVVFLQPTSLTLLYPLASPSNSTDIYLEPMEIATFRLRLG; this is translated from the exons ATGAAGCTGAAAAAGCAGGTGACAGTGTGTGGGGCTGCCATCTTCTGTGTGGCTGTCTTCTCACTCTACCTCATGCTGGATCGAGTGCAGCATGATCCCACCCGACACCAGAACGGTGGGAACTTCCCCCGG AGTCAAATTTCTGTGCTGCAGAACCGCATTGAACAGCTGGAGCAGCTGTTGGAGGAGAATCATGAGATCATCAGCCACATCAAAGACTCTGTGCTGGAGCTGACGGCCAACGTGGAGGGCCCACCTGCCCTGCTGCCGTACTATATGGCCAATGGCTCCTGGGTGGTGCCACCAGAGCCCCGGCCCAGCTTCTTCTCCATCTCCCCTCAAGACTGCCAATTTGCTTTGGGGGTCCGGGGCCAGAAGCCAGAGCTGCAG ATGCTGACTGTATCAGAGGAGTTACCATTTGACAACGTGGATGGCGGCGTGTGGAAGCAAGGCTTTGACATCTCTTATAGCCCGCACGACTGGGACACCGAAGACTTGCAGGTGTTTGTGGTCCCCCACTCTCACAATGACCCAG GCTGGCTCAAGACCTTTGACAAGTACTACACAGAGCAGACCCAGCACATTCTCAACAACATGGTGTCCAAGCTGCAAGAGGACCCCCGGCGGCGCTTCATCTGGGCAGAAGTCTCCTTCTTCGCCAAGTGGTGGGACAACATCAATGCCCAAAAGAGAGCAGCAGTCCGAAG GCTGGTGGGAAATGGGCAGCTGGAGATTGCAACAGGAGGCTGGGTAATGCCGGATGAGGCCAACTCCCACTACTTTGCATTGATTGACCAGCTCATTGAGGGACACCAGTGGCTGGAGAAAAACCTCG GTGCAACCCCGCGTTCAGGCTGGGCGGTGGACCCCTTTGGATACAGCCCCACCATGCCTTACCTTCTGCGCCGTGCCAACCTGACCAGCATGCTGATTCAGAGGGTACATTATGCTATCAAGAAGCACTTTGCTGCCACCCACAGCCTGGAGTTCATGTGGAGGCAGACCTGGG ACTCGGACTCCAGCACAGACATCTTCTGCCACATGATGCCTTTCTACAGCTATGACGTCCCCCATACATGTGGCCCGGATCCCAAGATCTGCTGCCAGTTTGATTTCAAGCGCTTGCCCGGGGGGCGCATCAACTGCCCTTGGAAGGTGCCGCCCCGGGCTATCACAGAGACAAACGTGGCCGAGAG GGCAGGCCTGCTCCTGGACCAGTACAGGAAGAAGTCCCGGCTCTTCCGAAGCAACGTCCTCCTGGTGCCGCTGGGCGATGACTTCCGATACGACAAGCCGCAGGAGTGGGATGCCCAGTTCTTCAACTACCAGCGGCTCTTCGACTTCCTCAACAGCAAGCCTGATCTCCACGTGCAG GCCCAGTTTGGCACCCTCTCCGACTATTTTGACGCTCTATACAAGAGGACAGGGGTGGAGCCAGGGGCCCAGCCTCCAGGGTTTCCTGTGCTGAGCGGGGATTTCTTCTCCTACGCGGACCGGGAGGACCATTACTGGACAGGCTATTATACTTCGCGGCCTTTCTACAAGAGCTTGGACCGCGTCCTGGAAGCGCACCTGCG GGGGGCAGAGATTCTGTACAGCCTGGCTGTGGCTCATGCCCGGCGCTCTGGACTGGCCAGCCAGTACCCGCTCTCGAACTTCGCCCTTCTGACGGAAGCTCGGCGCACACTGGGGCTCTTCCAGCACCACGACGCCATCACTGGCACTGCCAAGGAGGCAGTTGTTGTGGACTATGGGATCAG GCTTCTGCGCTCCCTTGTCAACCTGAAGCAGGTCATCATTAACGCAGCTCACTATCTGGTGCTGGGGGACAAGAAAAGCTACCACTTTGACCCTGAGGCGCCCTTCCTGCAAATG GATGACACCCGCTTAAATCACGATGCCCTACCAGAGCGCACAGTGATCCAGCTGGATTCCTCACCCAG GTACGTGGTGCTGTTCAACCCACTGGAGCAGGAGCGGCTCAGCGTGGTGTCCCTTCTGGTCAGCTCACCCCGGGTGCGGGTCCTTACAGAGGAGGGTCAGCCCCTGGCCGTGCAGGTCAGCGCGCATTGGAGCTCTGCCACTGACATGGTCCCTGACGTCTACCAG GTGTCTGTGCCCGTCCGCCTGCCGGCGCTGGGCCTGGGTGTGCTGCAGCTGCAGCTGGGTCTGGACGGGCCCCGCACTCTGCCCTCCTCCGTGCGCATCTACCTGCATGGGCGGCAGCTGTCCGTCAGCAGGCACGAGGCGTTCCCTCTACGCGTCATTGACTCTGGCACCAGCGACTTCGCCCTCAGCAACCGCTATATGCAGgtctggttctcaggccttacCGGGCTCCTCAAG AGCATCCGAAGGGTGGACGAGGAGCAGGAGCAGCGGGTGGACATGGAGTTCCTCATCTATGGCACCCGCTCGTCCAAAGACAAGAGTGGAGCCTACCTCTTCCTGCCTGACGGCGAGGCCAAG CCCTACATCCCCAAGGACCCTCCCGTGCTGCGCATCACGGAAGGCCCTTTCTTCTCAGAGGTGGTTGCCTACTATGAGCACGTTCACCAGGTAGTCCGGCTTTATAACCTGCCAG GGGTGGAGGGGCTGTCTCTGGACGTGTCATCCCTGGTGGACATCCGGGACTACGTCAACAAGGAGCTGGCCCTGCGCATCCACACAGACATTGACAGCCAGGGCACCTTCTTCACGGACCTCAATGGCTTTCAG GTGCAGCCCCGGCGGTATCTGAAGAAGCTGCCCCTGCAGGCCAACTTCTACCCCATGCCGGTCATGGCCTGCCTCCAGGACGCACAGAGCCGCCTCACGCTGCACGCTGCCCAGGCCCTGGGCGTCTCCAGCCTCCACGATG GCCAGCTGGAGGTGATCTTGGACCGGCGACTAATGCAGGACGACAACCGGGGCCTGGGCCAAGGGCTCAAGGACAACAAGAGAACCTGCAACCATTTCCGTCTCCTGTTGGAACGGCGAACCCTGGGCAGGGAG CCTGGCTTTTTCTCCAAACTGGCAGCCATGTTTAGGGGCTTGATCTTTCACAGCAGCAGGAGCGGGCACCGTGAG GTCCAAGATGGCCCCTCTACCAGCTACCCATCCCTCCTCAGTCACCTGACTTCCATGTACCTGAACACCCCCGTGCTCGCCCTGCCTGTGGCCAAGAggcagcccccaggccctgctctgtGCTCATTTCGTCCTctggcctcctctctgccctgtgaCTTCCACCTGCTCAACCTGCGGACGCTCCAGGCAGAG GATGATAGCTTGCCCTCAGCCGAAACTGCGCTCCTCTTACACCGCAAGGGTTTTGACTGTGGCCTTGAGGCCAAGAACTTGGGCTTCAACTGCACCACAAGCCAAGGCAAG gTGGCCCTGGGGAGCCTCTTCCGTGGCTTGGATGTGGTTTTCCTGCAGCCAACCTCCTTGACATTGCTGTACCCCCTGGCCTCGCCCTCCAACAGCACTGACATCTATTTGGAGCCCATGGAG
- the MAN2A2 gene encoding alpha-mannosidase 2x isoform X3, whose translation MKLKKQVTVCGAAIFCVAVFSLYLMLDRVQHDPTRHQNGGNFPRSQISVLQNRIEQLEQLLEENHEIISHIKDSVLELTANVEGPPALLPYYMANGSWVVPPEPRPSFFSISPQDCQFALGVRGQKPELQMLTVSEELPFDNVDGGVWKQGFDISYSPHDWDTEDLQVFVVPHSHNDPGWLKTFDKYYTEQTQHILNNMVSKLQEDPRRRFIWAEVSFFAKWWDNINAQKRAAVRRLVGNGQLEIATGGWVMPDEANSHYFALIDQLIEGHQWLEKNLGATPRSGWAVDPFGYSPTMPYLLRRANLTSMLIQRVHYAIKKHFAATHSLEFMWRQTWDSDSSTDIFCHMMPFYSYDVPHTCGPDPKICCQFDFKRLPGGRINCPWKVPPRAITETNVAERAGLLLDQYRKKSRLFRSNVLLVPLGDDFRYDKPQEWDAQFFNYQRLFDFLNSKPDLHVQAQFGTLSDYFDALYKRTGVEPGAQPPGFPVLSGDFFSYADREDHYWTGYYTSRPFYKSLDRVLEAHLRGAEILYSLAVAHARRSGLASQYPLSNFALLTEARRTLGLFQHHDAITGTAKEAVVVDYGIRLLRSLVNLKQVIINAAHYLVLGDKKSYHFDPEAPFLQMDDTRLNHDALPERTVIQLDSSPRYVVLFNPLEQERLSVVSLLVSSPRVRVLTEEGQPLAVQVSAHWSSATDMVPDVYQVSVPVRLPALGLGVLQLQLGLDGPRTLPSSVRIYLHGRQLSVSRHEAFPLRVIDSGTSDFALSNRYMQVWFSGLTGLLKSIRRVDEEQEQRVDMEFLIYGTRSSKDKSGAYLFLPDGEAKPYIPKDPPVLRITEGPFFSEVVAYYEHVHQVVRLYNLPGVEGLSLDVSSLVDIRDYVNKELALRIHTDIDSQGTFFTDLNGFQVQPRRYLKKLPLQANFYPMPVMACLQDAQSRLTLHAAQALGVSSLHDGQLEVILDRRLMQDDNRGLGQGLKDNKRTCNHFRLLLERRTLGREVQDGPSTSYPSLLSHLTSMYLNTPVLALPVAKRQPPGPALCSFRPLASSLPCDFHLLNLRTLQAEDDSLPSAETALLLHRKGFDCGLEAKNLGFNCTTSQGKVALGSLFRGLDVVFLQPTSLTLLYPLASPSNSTDIYLEPMEIATFRLRLG comes from the exons ATGAAGCTGAAAAAGCAGGTGACAGTGTGTGGGGCTGCCATCTTCTGTGTGGCTGTCTTCTCACTCTACCTCATGCTGGATCGAGTGCAGCATGATCCCACCCGACACCAGAACGGTGGGAACTTCCCCCGG AGTCAAATTTCTGTGCTGCAGAACCGCATTGAACAGCTGGAGCAGCTGTTGGAGGAGAATCATGAGATCATCAGCCACATCAAAGACTCTGTGCTGGAGCTGACGGCCAACGTGGAGGGCCCACCTGCCCTGCTGCCGTACTATATGGCCAATGGCTCCTGGGTGGTGCCACCAGAGCCCCGGCCCAGCTTCTTCTCCATCTCCCCTCAAGACTGCCAATTTGCTTTGGGGGTCCGGGGCCAGAAGCCAGAGCTGCAG ATGCTGACTGTATCAGAGGAGTTACCATTTGACAACGTGGATGGCGGCGTGTGGAAGCAAGGCTTTGACATCTCTTATAGCCCGCACGACTGGGACACCGAAGACTTGCAGGTGTTTGTGGTCCCCCACTCTCACAATGACCCAG GCTGGCTCAAGACCTTTGACAAGTACTACACAGAGCAGACCCAGCACATTCTCAACAACATGGTGTCCAAGCTGCAAGAGGACCCCCGGCGGCGCTTCATCTGGGCAGAAGTCTCCTTCTTCGCCAAGTGGTGGGACAACATCAATGCCCAAAAGAGAGCAGCAGTCCGAAG GCTGGTGGGAAATGGGCAGCTGGAGATTGCAACAGGAGGCTGGGTAATGCCGGATGAGGCCAACTCCCACTACTTTGCATTGATTGACCAGCTCATTGAGGGACACCAGTGGCTGGAGAAAAACCTCG GTGCAACCCCGCGTTCAGGCTGGGCGGTGGACCCCTTTGGATACAGCCCCACCATGCCTTACCTTCTGCGCCGTGCCAACCTGACCAGCATGCTGATTCAGAGGGTACATTATGCTATCAAGAAGCACTTTGCTGCCACCCACAGCCTGGAGTTCATGTGGAGGCAGACCTGGG ACTCGGACTCCAGCACAGACATCTTCTGCCACATGATGCCTTTCTACAGCTATGACGTCCCCCATACATGTGGCCCGGATCCCAAGATCTGCTGCCAGTTTGATTTCAAGCGCTTGCCCGGGGGGCGCATCAACTGCCCTTGGAAGGTGCCGCCCCGGGCTATCACAGAGACAAACGTGGCCGAGAG GGCAGGCCTGCTCCTGGACCAGTACAGGAAGAAGTCCCGGCTCTTCCGAAGCAACGTCCTCCTGGTGCCGCTGGGCGATGACTTCCGATACGACAAGCCGCAGGAGTGGGATGCCCAGTTCTTCAACTACCAGCGGCTCTTCGACTTCCTCAACAGCAAGCCTGATCTCCACGTGCAG GCCCAGTTTGGCACCCTCTCCGACTATTTTGACGCTCTATACAAGAGGACAGGGGTGGAGCCAGGGGCCCAGCCTCCAGGGTTTCCTGTGCTGAGCGGGGATTTCTTCTCCTACGCGGACCGGGAGGACCATTACTGGACAGGCTATTATACTTCGCGGCCTTTCTACAAGAGCTTGGACCGCGTCCTGGAAGCGCACCTGCG GGGGGCAGAGATTCTGTACAGCCTGGCTGTGGCTCATGCCCGGCGCTCTGGACTGGCCAGCCAGTACCCGCTCTCGAACTTCGCCCTTCTGACGGAAGCTCGGCGCACACTGGGGCTCTTCCAGCACCACGACGCCATCACTGGCACTGCCAAGGAGGCAGTTGTTGTGGACTATGGGATCAG GCTTCTGCGCTCCCTTGTCAACCTGAAGCAGGTCATCATTAACGCAGCTCACTATCTGGTGCTGGGGGACAAGAAAAGCTACCACTTTGACCCTGAGGCGCCCTTCCTGCAAATG GATGACACCCGCTTAAATCACGATGCCCTACCAGAGCGCACAGTGATCCAGCTGGATTCCTCACCCAG GTACGTGGTGCTGTTCAACCCACTGGAGCAGGAGCGGCTCAGCGTGGTGTCCCTTCTGGTCAGCTCACCCCGGGTGCGGGTCCTTACAGAGGAGGGTCAGCCCCTGGCCGTGCAGGTCAGCGCGCATTGGAGCTCTGCCACTGACATGGTCCCTGACGTCTACCAG GTGTCTGTGCCCGTCCGCCTGCCGGCGCTGGGCCTGGGTGTGCTGCAGCTGCAGCTGGGTCTGGACGGGCCCCGCACTCTGCCCTCCTCCGTGCGCATCTACCTGCATGGGCGGCAGCTGTCCGTCAGCAGGCACGAGGCGTTCCCTCTACGCGTCATTGACTCTGGCACCAGCGACTTCGCCCTCAGCAACCGCTATATGCAGgtctggttctcaggccttacCGGGCTCCTCAAG AGCATCCGAAGGGTGGACGAGGAGCAGGAGCAGCGGGTGGACATGGAGTTCCTCATCTATGGCACCCGCTCGTCCAAAGACAAGAGTGGAGCCTACCTCTTCCTGCCTGACGGCGAGGCCAAG CCCTACATCCCCAAGGACCCTCCCGTGCTGCGCATCACGGAAGGCCCTTTCTTCTCAGAGGTGGTTGCCTACTATGAGCACGTTCACCAGGTAGTCCGGCTTTATAACCTGCCAG GGGTGGAGGGGCTGTCTCTGGACGTGTCATCCCTGGTGGACATCCGGGACTACGTCAACAAGGAGCTGGCCCTGCGCATCCACACAGACATTGACAGCCAGGGCACCTTCTTCACGGACCTCAATGGCTTTCAG GTGCAGCCCCGGCGGTATCTGAAGAAGCTGCCCCTGCAGGCCAACTTCTACCCCATGCCGGTCATGGCCTGCCTCCAGGACGCACAGAGCCGCCTCACGCTGCACGCTGCCCAGGCCCTGGGCGTCTCCAGCCTCCACGATG GCCAGCTGGAGGTGATCTTGGACCGGCGACTAATGCAGGACGACAACCGGGGCCTGGGCCAAGGGCTCAAGGACAACAAGAGAACCTGCAACCATTTCCGTCTCCTGTTGGAACGGCGAACCCTGGGCAGGGAG GTCCAAGATGGCCCCTCTACCAGCTACCCATCCCTCCTCAGTCACCTGACTTCCATGTACCTGAACACCCCCGTGCTCGCCCTGCCTGTGGCCAAGAggcagcccccaggccctgctctgtGCTCATTTCGTCCTctggcctcctctctgccctgtgaCTTCCACCTGCTCAACCTGCGGACGCTCCAGGCAGAG GATGATAGCTTGCCCTCAGCCGAAACTGCGCTCCTCTTACACCGCAAGGGTTTTGACTGTGGCCTTGAGGCCAAGAACTTGGGCTTCAACTGCACCACAAGCCAAGGCAAG gTGGCCCTGGGGAGCCTCTTCCGTGGCTTGGATGTGGTTTTCCTGCAGCCAACCTCCTTGACATTGCTGTACCCCCTGGCCTCGCCCTCCAACAGCACTGACATCTATTTGGAGCCCATGGAG
- the MAN2A2 gene encoding alpha-mannosidase 2x isoform X2 yields the protein MKLKKQVTVCGAAIFCVAVFSLYLMLDRVQHDPTRHQNGGNFPRSQISVLQNRIEQLEQLLEENHEIISHIKDSVLELTANVEGPPALLPYYMANGSWVVPPEPRPSFFSISPQDCQFALGVRGQKPELQMLTVSEELPFDNVDGGVWKQGFDISYSPHDWDTEDLQVFVVPHSHNDPGWLKTFDKYYTEQTQHILNNMVSKLQEDPRRRFIWAEVSFFAKWWDNINAQKRAAVRRLVGNGQLEIATGGWVMPDEANSHYFALIDQLIEGHQWLEKNLGATPRSGWAVDPFGYSPTMPYLLRRANLTSMLIQRVHYAIKKHFAATHSLEFMWRQTWDSDSSTDIFCHMMPFYSYDVPHTCGPDPKICCQFDFKRLPGGRINCPWKVPPRAITETNVAERAGLLLDQYRKKSRLFRSNVLLVPLGDDFRYDKPQEWDAQFFNYQRLFDFLNSKPDLHVQAQFGTLSDYFDALYKRTGVEPGAQPPGFPVLSGDFFSYADREDHYWTGYYTSRPFYKSLDRVLEAHLRGAEILYSLAVAHARRSGLASQYPLSNFALLTEARRTLGLFQHHDAITGTAKEAVVVDYGIRLLRSLVNLKQVIINAAHYLVLGDKKSYHFDPEAPFLQMDDTRLNHDALPERTVIQLDSSPRYVVLFNPLEQERLSVVSLLVSSPRVRVLTEEGQPLAVQVSAHWSSATDMVPDVYQVSVPVRLPALGLGVLQLQLGLDGPRTLPSSVRIYLHGRQLSVSRHEAFPLRVIDSGTSDFALSNRYMQVWFSGLTGLLKSIRRVDEEQEQRVDMEFLIYGTRSSKDKSGAYLFLPDGEAKPYIPKDPPVLRITEGPFFSEVVAYYEHVHQVVRLYNLPGVEGLSLDVSSLVDIRDYVNKELALRIHTDIDSQGTFFTDLNGFQVQPRRYLKKLPLQANFYPMPVMACLQDAQSRLTLHAAQALGVSSLHDAGGDLGPATNAGRQPGPGPRAQGQQENLQPFPSPVGTANPGQGAMFRGLIFHSSRSGHREVQDGPSTSYPSLLSHLTSMYLNTPVLALPVAKRQPPGPALCSFRPLASSLPCDFHLLNLRTLQAEDDSLPSAETALLLHRKGFDCGLEAKNLGFNCTTSQGKVALGSLFRGLDVVFLQPTSLTLLYPLASPSNSTDIYLEPMEIATFRLRLG from the exons ATGAAGCTGAAAAAGCAGGTGACAGTGTGTGGGGCTGCCATCTTCTGTGTGGCTGTCTTCTCACTCTACCTCATGCTGGATCGAGTGCAGCATGATCCCACCCGACACCAGAACGGTGGGAACTTCCCCCGG AGTCAAATTTCTGTGCTGCAGAACCGCATTGAACAGCTGGAGCAGCTGTTGGAGGAGAATCATGAGATCATCAGCCACATCAAAGACTCTGTGCTGGAGCTGACGGCCAACGTGGAGGGCCCACCTGCCCTGCTGCCGTACTATATGGCCAATGGCTCCTGGGTGGTGCCACCAGAGCCCCGGCCCAGCTTCTTCTCCATCTCCCCTCAAGACTGCCAATTTGCTTTGGGGGTCCGGGGCCAGAAGCCAGAGCTGCAG ATGCTGACTGTATCAGAGGAGTTACCATTTGACAACGTGGATGGCGGCGTGTGGAAGCAAGGCTTTGACATCTCTTATAGCCCGCACGACTGGGACACCGAAGACTTGCAGGTGTTTGTGGTCCCCCACTCTCACAATGACCCAG GCTGGCTCAAGACCTTTGACAAGTACTACACAGAGCAGACCCAGCACATTCTCAACAACATGGTGTCCAAGCTGCAAGAGGACCCCCGGCGGCGCTTCATCTGGGCAGAAGTCTCCTTCTTCGCCAAGTGGTGGGACAACATCAATGCCCAAAAGAGAGCAGCAGTCCGAAG GCTGGTGGGAAATGGGCAGCTGGAGATTGCAACAGGAGGCTGGGTAATGCCGGATGAGGCCAACTCCCACTACTTTGCATTGATTGACCAGCTCATTGAGGGACACCAGTGGCTGGAGAAAAACCTCG GTGCAACCCCGCGTTCAGGCTGGGCGGTGGACCCCTTTGGATACAGCCCCACCATGCCTTACCTTCTGCGCCGTGCCAACCTGACCAGCATGCTGATTCAGAGGGTACATTATGCTATCAAGAAGCACTTTGCTGCCACCCACAGCCTGGAGTTCATGTGGAGGCAGACCTGGG ACTCGGACTCCAGCACAGACATCTTCTGCCACATGATGCCTTTCTACAGCTATGACGTCCCCCATACATGTGGCCCGGATCCCAAGATCTGCTGCCAGTTTGATTTCAAGCGCTTGCCCGGGGGGCGCATCAACTGCCCTTGGAAGGTGCCGCCCCGGGCTATCACAGAGACAAACGTGGCCGAGAG GGCAGGCCTGCTCCTGGACCAGTACAGGAAGAAGTCCCGGCTCTTCCGAAGCAACGTCCTCCTGGTGCCGCTGGGCGATGACTTCCGATACGACAAGCCGCAGGAGTGGGATGCCCAGTTCTTCAACTACCAGCGGCTCTTCGACTTCCTCAACAGCAAGCCTGATCTCCACGTGCAG GCCCAGTTTGGCACCCTCTCCGACTATTTTGACGCTCTATACAAGAGGACAGGGGTGGAGCCAGGGGCCCAGCCTCCAGGGTTTCCTGTGCTGAGCGGGGATTTCTTCTCCTACGCGGACCGGGAGGACCATTACTGGACAGGCTATTATACTTCGCGGCCTTTCTACAAGAGCTTGGACCGCGTCCTGGAAGCGCACCTGCG GGGGGCAGAGATTCTGTACAGCCTGGCTGTGGCTCATGCCCGGCGCTCTGGACTGGCCAGCCAGTACCCGCTCTCGAACTTCGCCCTTCTGACGGAAGCTCGGCGCACACTGGGGCTCTTCCAGCACCACGACGCCATCACTGGCACTGCCAAGGAGGCAGTTGTTGTGGACTATGGGATCAG GCTTCTGCGCTCCCTTGTCAACCTGAAGCAGGTCATCATTAACGCAGCTCACTATCTGGTGCTGGGGGACAAGAAAAGCTACCACTTTGACCCTGAGGCGCCCTTCCTGCAAATG GATGACACCCGCTTAAATCACGATGCCCTACCAGAGCGCACAGTGATCCAGCTGGATTCCTCACCCAG GTACGTGGTGCTGTTCAACCCACTGGAGCAGGAGCGGCTCAGCGTGGTGTCCCTTCTGGTCAGCTCACCCCGGGTGCGGGTCCTTACAGAGGAGGGTCAGCCCCTGGCCGTGCAGGTCAGCGCGCATTGGAGCTCTGCCACTGACATGGTCCCTGACGTCTACCAG GTGTCTGTGCCCGTCCGCCTGCCGGCGCTGGGCCTGGGTGTGCTGCAGCTGCAGCTGGGTCTGGACGGGCCCCGCACTCTGCCCTCCTCCGTGCGCATCTACCTGCATGGGCGGCAGCTGTCCGTCAGCAGGCACGAGGCGTTCCCTCTACGCGTCATTGACTCTGGCACCAGCGACTTCGCCCTCAGCAACCGCTATATGCAGgtctggttctcaggccttacCGGGCTCCTCAAG AGCATCCGAAGGGTGGACGAGGAGCAGGAGCAGCGGGTGGACATGGAGTTCCTCATCTATGGCACCCGCTCGTCCAAAGACAAGAGTGGAGCCTACCTCTTCCTGCCTGACGGCGAGGCCAAG CCCTACATCCCCAAGGACCCTCCCGTGCTGCGCATCACGGAAGGCCCTTTCTTCTCAGAGGTGGTTGCCTACTATGAGCACGTTCACCAGGTAGTCCGGCTTTATAACCTGCCAG GGGTGGAGGGGCTGTCTCTGGACGTGTCATCCCTGGTGGACATCCGGGACTACGTCAACAAGGAGCTGGCCCTGCGCATCCACACAGACATTGACAGCCAGGGCACCTTCTTCACGGACCTCAATGGCTTTCAG GTGCAGCCCCGGCGGTATCTGAAGAAGCTGCCCCTGCAGGCCAACTTCTACCCCATGCCGGTCATGGCCTGCCTCCAGGACGCACAGAGCCGCCTCACGCTGCACGCTGCCCAGGCCCTGGGCGTCTCCAGCCTCCACGATG CTGGAGGTGATCTTGGACCGGCGACTAATGCAGGACGACAACCGGGGCCTGGGCCAAGGGCTCAAGGACAACAAGAGAACCTGCAACCATTTCCGTCTCCTGTTGGAACGGCGAACCCTGGGCAGGGAG CCATGTTTAGGGGCTTGATCTTTCACAGCAGCAGGAGCGGGCACCGTGAG GTCCAAGATGGCCCCTCTACCAGCTACCCATCCCTCCTCAGTCACCTGACTTCCATGTACCTGAACACCCCCGTGCTCGCCCTGCCTGTGGCCAAGAggcagcccccaggccctgctctgtGCTCATTTCGTCCTctggcctcctctctgccctgtgaCTTCCACCTGCTCAACCTGCGGACGCTCCAGGCAGAG GATGATAGCTTGCCCTCAGCCGAAACTGCGCTCCTCTTACACCGCAAGGGTTTTGACTGTGGCCTTGAGGCCAAGAACTTGGGCTTCAACTGCACCACAAGCCAAGGCAAG gTGGCCCTGGGGAGCCTCTTCCGTGGCTTGGATGTGGTTTTCCTGCAGCCAACCTCCTTGACATTGCTGTACCCCCTGGCCTCGCCCTCCAACAGCACTGACATCTATTTGGAGCCCATGGAG